In Hydractinia symbiolongicarpus strain clone_291-10 chromosome 4, HSymV2.1, whole genome shotgun sequence, the following proteins share a genomic window:
- the LOC130642222 gene encoding uncharacterized protein LOC130642222 — MASYFGRKTLRIRNLREDVAEILVKEVSNFIQLERIVKKNGTVSVCVASQLKNLVERKILSTLNKYVENANYTCENIEVKSSLVVVTNIPQDVREKDMDKMLAGFGRTLTKFQLIRKRNSNLSLKYGWIVFEDLENAERCVLSMSRVRIKSHYLQAMLLPEAINSESSLQELSTLQIEGFPLSFCSEEKIKDILKVICVDIAQSVKFIRTKTLIGNNVTRYVALIDWNSPQLAITNFQKLDTFKAADENGHSLVNLNASFALPGVTAFSDFCQSINEASNSFEVAHELSRNIRGTERCVGVRSPPPPYVEREVPPGSNNCPQPPPYTPPRPLMSHEVMQPMLFSVGPQSTIPVCPPPHVLLSVVTPPHRTHGQDAQMMNGIFYNTPVQRNQVFRPPPLVIPTQAHVMQNGRPIVVQFANHFPPLNTNKNVPPLNNVPRMSIPLHVGEVPRFNAVVLNNILPPNRPTGRGPVHGVKPVNTASLRRNIIHPVSNNTRQTTPSSTKHGQATDVCSNDASTLIIKTATTSDVNSVASDIRENNDAPMINAECSAIDPSPCNDNNVNEKPTSTATPSTAWTQKKTNRRWSTAKKVNKNQRTSTLPNEAIIEEVVKEYAMKNEVTDAPDIETKSDFDVNETANESRPISNPDNDKSQVDTLEGFEVEITNETDKFSQGKVLHALTRMSILDTMKAYENPTSQRAVVDVESSRLMTFIHTDEAEKQRFWNRLPREMFNSLF; from the exons ATGGCGAGTTATTTTGGAAGGAAAACTCTCAGGATAAGAAATTTGAGGGAAGATGTAGCAGAG ATACTCGTCAAAGAAGTTTCAAATTTCATACAACTAGAAAGAATTGTAAAGAAAAACGGCACAG TATCCGTCTGTGTCGCATCACAGTTGAAAAATCTTGTCGAAAGAAAAATTTTGTCAACTCTTAACAAGTATGTGGAAAATGCAAATTACACGTGCGAAAACATTGAAGTGAAATCTTCGCTCGTCGTTGTTACAAACATACCGCAAGATGTAAGAGAAAAAGATATGGACAAAATGTTGGCCGGATTTGgtagaactttaaccaag tttcaacTGATCAGAAAACGAAACTCAAATCTATCATTGAAGTATGGTTGGATAGTTTTTGAAGATCTCGAAAATGCTGAAAGGTGTGTACTGTCGATGTCAAGAGTTCGCATCAAAAGTCATTATTTACAAGCCATGTTATTACCAGAAGCGATTAACTCAGAAAGTTCGCTACAAGAACTATCAACTCTACAAATTGAAGGCTTTCCATTAAGCTTTTGCAGCGAGGAAAAAATTAAAGACATCTTAAAAGTTATTTGTGTTGACATCGCACAAAGCGTGAAATTTATCAGG ACGAAAACACTTATTGGCAACAATGTAACACGATATGTCGCTTTGATCGACTGGAACTCTCCGCAGCTGGCTAtcacaaattttcaaaaacttgaCACTTTCAAAGCTGCAGACGAAAATGGACACTCGTTGGTAAATTTAAATGCTTCGTTTGCTTTGCCAGGAGTCACAGCATTTTCAGACTTTTGTCAATCTATTAACGAAGCTTCGAACTCTTTCGAAGTAGCACATGAACTTAGTAGAAACATTAGAGGGACCGAGAGATGTGTAGGTGTTAGAAGCCCTCCACCACCGTATGTTGAACGAGAAGTACCACCTGGGTCAAACAATTGTCCTCAGCCTCCTCCCTATACGCCACCAAGACCACTTATGTCTCATGAAGTGATGCAACCAATGTTATTCTCAGTTGGGCCTCAAAGCACAATACCAGTTTGCCCTCCACCGCATGTGCTTTTGTCAGTTGTTACACCACCTCACAGAACACACGGCCAAGATGCACAAATGATGAACGGCATTTTTTATAATACACCAGTGCAACGAAACCAAGTTTTTCGTCCTCCACCGTTGGTGATTCCGACGCAAGCACATGTTATGCAAAATGGTAGACCAATTGTAGTGCAATTCGCAAATCATTTTCCTCCTTTAAATACCAACAAAAACGTTCCTCCTTTGAATAACGTACCGAGAATGTCCATTCCATTACATGTAGGAGAGGTTCCTCGTTTCAACGCCgttgttttaaacaatatattACCGCCAAATCGTCCAACAGGTAGAGGACCAGTTCATGGTGTAAAACCTGTAAATACTGCGTCTCTGCGTAGAAACATTATACATCCCGTATCTAACAATACCCGACAAACAACTCCATCATCGACAAAACACGGACAGGCGACAGACGTCTGCAGTAATGATGCCTCAACCTTAATAATAAAAACTGCGACTACTTCCGATGTAAATTCAGTTGCTTCCGACATAAGAGAAAACAATGACGCACCAATGATAAACGCCGAATGTAGTGCAATTGATCCGTCACCATGTAACGACAATAACGTTAATGAAAAGCCTACTTCAACAGCAACGCCGTCAACCGCCTGgacacaaaagaaaacaaatcgaCGATGGAGTACTGCAAAAAAGGTTAACAAAAACCAGAGGACGAGTACATTGCCGAATGAGGCTATTATCGAAGAAGTTGTGAAGGAGTACGCAATGAAAAATGAAGTAACTGATGCACCTGACATCGAGACGAAAAGCGATTTTGATGTAAACGAGACAGCAAACGAATCTAGACCGATAAGTAATCCAGATAATGACAAATCTCAAGTGGACACTTTAGAAGGATTCGAAGTTGAAATAACGAATGAAACAGATAAGTTTTCACAGGGAAAAGTTTTACACGCTCTTACGCGAATGTCAATCTTGGATACAATGAAAGCTTATGAAAATCCGACAAGTCAACGTGCAGTCGTCGACGTCGAAAGTAGTCGTTTGATGACCTTTATACACACAGACGAGGCggaaaaacaaagattttggAACCGACTACCGCGCGAAATGTTTAACAGTTTATTTTAg